One Fibrobacter sp. UWP2 genomic region harbors:
- a CDS encoding DMT family transporter — protein MSWLLLAFGSALFLGFYDLAKKKSVQNNAVRPVLLLCSAFYSLLMLPILLTGRCEPLTLHDHLYLMGKAVIVGGSWLFTYNAIAHMPLSISTTIRALSPLFTIMIAVGFMGERPFAMQWLGIAVCIVSYVWLSMAGRKEMGHFFSNGWVISMVIGTILASCSSIYDKFILQRMNFEPLTVQVWFGIYMMAVQLITTAVTWLPTRKKTTPFQFRWSFLAVAALLIIADRCYFLAVSHQDALISVITVLRRSSVFVSFVAGILIFKERKSKLKFLALLGIVIGLCLISLGKG, from the coding sequence ATGTCATGGTTACTGTTGGCGTTCGGTTCGGCTTTGTTTTTAGGCTTTTACGATTTAGCCAAAAAAAAGTCTGTCCAGAATAACGCCGTCCGCCCCGTTTTGCTGCTCTGCAGCGCGTTTTACTCCCTTTTGATGCTCCCGATACTCCTCACGGGGCGCTGCGAACCGCTCACGCTCCACGACCACCTTTACCTGATGGGCAAGGCGGTGATTGTCGGCGGCAGCTGGCTCTTTACCTACAACGCCATTGCGCACATGCCGCTCAGCATCTCGACGACCATCCGGGCGCTCTCGCCGCTCTTCACCATCATGATTGCGGTGGGTTTTATGGGCGAGAGGCCGTTCGCCATGCAGTGGTTGGGCATTGCCGTTTGCATTGTTTCGTACGTGTGGCTCAGCATGGCGGGTCGCAAGGAGATGGGCCACTTCTTTAGCAACGGCTGGGTCATCTCGATGGTCATCGGGACCATCCTTGCGAGTTGCAGCAGCATTTACGACAAGTTTATTTTGCAACGCATGAACTTCGAGCCTTTGACGGTCCAAGTCTGGTTCGGCATCTACATGATGGCGGTCCAACTCATAACGACCGCGGTCACGTGGCTACCTACACGTAAAAAGACAACGCCGTTCCAGTTTCGGTGGTCCTTTTTGGCGGTGGCGGCGCTTTTGATTATTGCCGACCGCTGCTATTTTTTGGCCGTGAGCCACCAGGATGCCTTGATTTCGGTAATAACGGTGCTCCGCCGTTCTAGCGTGTTTGTGAGCTTTGTTGCGGGAATACTAATTTTCAAGGAGCGGAAGAGCAAACTCAAGTTCCTCGCTCTGTTGGGCATTGTCATTGGACTTTGCTTGATATCGCTGGGGAAGGGTTAA
- the mscL gene encoding large-conductance mechanosensitive channel protein MscL, with translation MGIKGKASSLLEEFKAFAFKGNIVDMAIGVIIGGAFGKIVTSFVNDIVMPCVTALIAMGGAKDAGEGLKALAYTTEAGVAIPYGSFIGGIVDFLIVAIVVFIVMKKFLGFMQNMRKAEEKTAEPPAPPAPPEPSAEEKLLTEIRDLLKK, from the coding sequence ATGGGCATTAAAGGTAAAGCATCTTCCCTTTTGGAAGAATTCAAGGCCTTTGCATTCAAGGGCAACATCGTCGACATGGCCATCGGTGTGATCATCGGTGGTGCATTCGGTAAAATCGTAACCTCCTTCGTGAACGACATCGTGATGCCGTGTGTTACCGCCCTCATCGCCATGGGCGGCGCCAAGGACGCCGGCGAGGGCCTCAAGGCGCTCGCCTACACGACCGAAGCCGGCGTGGCCATCCCGTACGGCAGCTTCATTGGCGGCATTGTGGACTTCCTCATTGTCGCGATTGTCGTGTTCATTGTGATGAAGAAGTTCCTCGGCTTTATGCAGAACATGCGCAAGGCCGAAGAAAAGACGGCTGAACCGCCTGCTCCGCCGGCACCTCCTGAACCGAGCGCCGAAGAGAAGCTCCTCACCGAGATCCGCGACTTGCTCAAGAAGTAG
- the coaE gene encoding dephospho-CoA kinase (Dephospho-CoA kinase (CoaE) performs the final step in coenzyme A biosynthesis.), whose translation MKRVGITGTIGSGKSFVGALLRERGFMVMDADREVHELYRDNQELRSELAAAFGEACLALNGVSRKFVADLVFNDAVALKKLEGIVYPYLTRSVGSFLNGGVPENAPQAQQVRFVEAALLSRTPGILQMLDEVWIVDAPESTRLRRLVARGLEPADARRRIENQRETCKADFFTGKVVCTLTNEGDVASLQNQLDALL comes from the coding sequence ATGAAGCGGGTGGGAATCACTGGCACGATAGGTTCTGGGAAGTCCTTTGTCGGGGCGCTGCTGCGGGAGCGCGGTTTTATGGTGATGGACGCCGACCGCGAAGTGCACGAACTCTACCGCGACAACCAGGAACTCCGTTCGGAGCTGGCCGCCGCCTTTGGCGAAGCCTGCCTTGCACTCAATGGCGTGAGCCGCAAGTTCGTGGCCGACCTCGTTTTTAACGATGCCGTTGCCCTCAAAAAGCTCGAGGGAATCGTCTACCCGTACTTGACTCGTTCGGTAGGTAGTTTTTTGAACGGGGGCGTCCCCGAAAACGCGCCCCAAGCCCAACAAGTGCGTTTTGTCGAAGCGGCGCTCCTTTCGCGGACGCCCGGGATTCTCCAAATGCTGGACGAGGTCTGGATTGTGGACGCTCCCGAAAGCACCCGTTTGCGTCGCCTGGTTGCTCGGGGTCTGGAACCAGCCGACGCCCGCCGCCGCATCGAGAACCAGCGAGAAACCTGCAAGGCTGACTTCTTTACAGGCAAAGTTGTCTGCACCTTGACGAATGAGGGCGACGTGGCTTCCCTCCAAAATCAGCTCGACGCGCTCCTCTAA